A window of Shewanella mesophila contains these coding sequences:
- a CDS encoding STAS/SEC14 domain-containing protein, protein MIELLSGFSHDVVAIRAHGVLTGDDYEQLLVPEIESKLKDHSTIKLWYEFSEQFEGISVETLWDDAKLGFFHLTDFSRVVIITDSDWLTNMAKVIACMVPCPVNVFSRQEVHLAQDWLMQV, encoded by the coding sequence ATGATTGAGTTACTTAGCGGGTTTAGTCATGATGTTGTCGCCATTCGGGCTCATGGCGTGTTAACTGGTGACGACTATGAGCAACTACTCGTGCCTGAGATCGAATCTAAATTGAAAGATCATTCGACCATTAAACTTTGGTATGAATTTAGTGAACAATTTGAAGGCATTTCGGTGGAGACGCTTTGGGATGATGCAAAGTTAGGTTTTTTTCATTTGACTGATTTTTCGAGAGTTGTCATTATCACAGATAGTGACTGGTTGACGAATATGGCTAAAGTTATTGCCTGTATGGTGCCTTGTCCCGTTAATGTTTTTTCTCGACAAGAGGTGCATCTAGCGCAAGATTGGTTGATGCAAGTCTAA
- a CDS encoding PDC sensor domain-containing protein: MAIDNKNKALTADTHWKNSLTFKFTIVQFVVATLIITSSIWLIFSTEKKHHMDTQLNLSQNNGQAVIAQLQNILSKVDILANSIGIIGETYKEQTKVIDELIPSLLTVENKTQLIAGGGIWPEPNAFLIDKQFNSFFWARNKADTFIRVNGYDSPDGPRYHQENWYQPVKYFQNSHTHWSESYVDPYTKEVMITASVPMRAEHQFIGVATVDLSLAGLDKYFTFSDQNPLSKGYILALDGYNNLLSDPFDELAEESQYSPLLGQPFSQLVARYPELAEIEAAVHALDNEFYEQSMQHPAYQVRQLQTLLDNTPPEKRQRLSALINSALQPKPFKANIVTLELASTPLFDEPVLISILTMAQTQWKIILVTPLSSLSQQANAIAIKIGAYLLLAQLLALIILFVFQHKLFIRPIFKIVSALQSGNLGRLELDSNKRHDELGQLSKAFIARSNQLEIAYASLDASNLALEQQLAMQRMAQTELETKKELINALLNASQNVICIKDTKGKYTLVNDKFCEILGIERNKILGAKDVDIYPDDIAKIITSHDAIIKTTDNAQSFEQPMPTIYGERIFLITKYPIKDTEGNLIALGAMAMDISSLKEKQLEQEQTIISLSTKIASLQQAIEQLRHPPKATLIEEKKLKTDRHQIVPMGSTFQKLMLQMISELNRQQLASLEQLLVIVPKAASPDNNPHSSMLMEKLTEQIDILRHAHPLLMVERQSKSIILVQFLQDIFATLAPKLNSKKIGWTINCPPQLSIAIPSWHLFTICYQVVNNTIFHAFPDDLIKDTARELVVNADVAHGMLSIKFKDNGIGIPSANLDNIKLQLDKLSGHGTLVDIHHWLLSHYEGCLSLESVSTEFTEVECQMRVPH; the protein is encoded by the coding sequence ATGGCAATCGATAACAAAAATAAGGCACTTACCGCTGACACCCATTGGAAAAATAGCCTTACTTTTAAATTTACGATAGTCCAATTTGTGGTCGCAACCTTGATCATCACCTCGAGTATTTGGCTAATTTTTTCTACCGAAAAAAAACACCACATGGATACTCAACTCAATCTAAGTCAAAACAATGGCCAAGCCGTTATCGCACAGCTCCAAAATATTCTCTCAAAAGTAGATATTCTCGCCAATAGTATTGGGATCATTGGAGAAACTTATAAAGAACAAACCAAGGTCATAGATGAACTAATCCCATCTCTACTGACTGTTGAAAATAAGACCCAACTCATTGCTGGTGGTGGTATTTGGCCCGAACCAAACGCCTTCTTAATCGATAAACAATTTAACAGTTTTTTTTGGGCCAGAAATAAAGCCGACACGTTTATAAGAGTCAATGGATATGACTCACCAGATGGACCCCGCTACCATCAAGAAAATTGGTATCAGCCAGTAAAATATTTTCAAAATAGTCATACTCATTGGTCTGAATCTTATGTCGATCCTTATACCAAAGAGGTGATGATCACTGCTTCTGTACCTATGCGAGCGGAACATCAATTCATTGGTGTCGCGACAGTAGATCTGTCTCTGGCAGGATTAGACAAGTATTTTACCTTTTCAGATCAAAATCCCTTATCTAAGGGATATATTTTAGCGCTAGACGGCTATAACAATTTACTCTCAGATCCTTTTGATGAACTGGCCGAAGAGTCCCAATATTCACCACTATTAGGTCAACCTTTTAGCCAACTCGTTGCTCGTTATCCTGAGTTAGCGGAAATTGAAGCCGCTGTACACGCACTCGACAACGAGTTTTACGAGCAATCTATGCAGCACCCAGCCTATCAAGTAAGGCAACTACAAACATTGCTAGACAATACTCCTCCAGAGAAACGTCAGCGACTGTCAGCACTGATCAATTCAGCTTTGCAACCTAAGCCGTTCAAAGCCAATATTGTTACCTTAGAGTTAGCATCAACCCCACTATTCGATGAGCCCGTCTTAATATCTATTCTCACTATGGCGCAAACTCAGTGGAAAATAATCTTAGTCACGCCGCTTTCAAGCCTATCTCAACAAGCGAATGCCATCGCCATCAAAATTGGTGCTTACTTACTGCTAGCACAGCTACTAGCGCTAATCATCTTGTTTGTATTTCAACATAAGCTGTTTATTAGGCCCATTTTTAAAATTGTATCGGCGCTTCAAAGTGGTAATTTGGGTCGGTTAGAACTGGATTCAAATAAACGTCATGATGAACTTGGGCAGTTGTCAAAGGCCTTTATCGCCAGAAGTAACCAGCTAGAGATCGCTTACGCCAGTCTTGACGCCAGTAACTTAGCGCTAGAGCAGCAACTCGCGATGCAACGCATGGCACAAACAGAACTAGAAACTAAAAAAGAACTGATTAACGCCTTATTGAATGCATCACAGAACGTGATTTGCATTAAGGACACCAAAGGTAAATACACCTTAGTCAATGATAAATTCTGTGAAATATTAGGGATCGAACGTAATAAAATACTCGGTGCTAAAGACGTAGATATCTACCCAGACGATATTGCCAAAATTATTACCAGTCACGATGCCATTATCAAAACCACAGATAATGCACAAAGTTTCGAACAACCTATGCCCACCATTTATGGGGAGCGGATTTTTCTCATCACTAAATATCCAATCAAAGATACAGAAGGGAATCTTATCGCTCTGGGGGCGATGGCGATGGATATCAGCAGTCTAAAAGAGAAGCAACTCGAACAAGAACAAACGATTATATCGCTATCAACCAAAATCGCATCTTTACAGCAGGCTATTGAGCAACTCCGTCACCCCCCTAAAGCCACTTTAATAGAGGAGAAAAAACTCAAAACAGATCGTCATCAAATTGTGCCTATGGGGTCCACATTTCAAAAGCTAATGTTACAGATGATAAGCGAGCTCAATCGCCAACAATTAGCGTCATTAGAGCAGCTGTTAGTTATCGTCCCCAAAGCGGCAAGCCCCGATAATAATCCACACTCATCAATGTTAATGGAAAAGCTGACTGAGCAAATAGATATCTTGCGTCATGCTCATCCCCTACTAATGGTCGAGCGGCAGAGCAAATCAATTATCCTCGTGCAGTTTTTACAAGATATATTTGCCACATTAGCACCTAAACTTAACAGCAAAAAAATAGGCTGGACGATTAATTGCCCACCTCAGTTATCGATAGCTATACCATCATGGCATCTTTTCACCATATGCTACCAAGTGGTCAACAATACGATCTTTCATGCCTTTCCTGATGATCTGATCAAAGATACGGCAAGAGAACTTGTGGTCAATGCCGATGTCGCTCATGGGATGCTGAGCATCAAATTTAAGGATAATGGAATTGGGATCCCATCAGCGAATTTAGATAATATTAAACTACAATTAGACAAACTAAGCGGCCATGGTACCTTGGTCGATATTCACCATTGGCTGCTCTCTCACTACGAGGGTTGCTTGTCGTTAGAATCTGTTTCTACTGAGTTCACTGAAGTAGAATGCCAGATGAGAGTGCCACACTAA
- a CDS encoding DUF3802 family protein, whose product MVTDKEGYIHLVQYLTEHLGLFESSENVVVSGDTVMELFEEQLAAQIIMVCGQNPTLSFAERNTVIREVDAIVYDLEEILASVASHKATTEQTIFITEFSGLIKNLFDQEIAKMQ is encoded by the coding sequence ATGGTTACAGATAAAGAAGGTTATATACACTTAGTACAATATCTTACAGAGCACCTCGGGCTATTTGAGTCGTCTGAAAATGTGGTGGTAAGTGGCGATACAGTCATGGAGCTATTTGAAGAGCAACTGGCCGCGCAGATCATTATGGTGTGTGGCCAAAATCCGACCTTATCATTTGCTGAGCGTAATACGGTCATTCGGGAAGTAGATGCTATCGTCTATGATCTTGAAGAAATTTTAGCCAGTGTTGCTAGTCACAAAGCGACAACTGAACAAACCATCTTTATTACTGAGTTTTCTGGTTTGATCAAGAATCTATTCGATCAAGAGATTGCCAAAATGCAGTAA
- the pheS gene encoding phenylalanine--tRNA ligase subunit alpha, whose translation MSQLTEIVEQALQAIEGTDDLKALDDLRVDYLGKKGKITDMMKMMGKLSAEEKPAFGQAVNQAKQAVQQKLSERIDGLKALELEAKLAQESIDVTLPGRRIDNGGLHPVTRTIERIETFFGELGFSVKQGPEIEDDFHNFDALNISEHHPARADHDTFYFNPKLMLRTQTSGVQIRTMENEQPPLRIISPGRVYRNDYDQTHTPMFHQVEGLMVDENVNFAELKGILHDFLRNFFEEDLQVRFRPSYFPFTEPSAEVDVMGKNGKWLEVLGCGMVHPNVLRSVGIDPEKYQGFAFGMGVERLSMLRYGVNDLRSFFENDLRFLKQFK comes from the coding sequence ATGTCACAGTTAACAGAAATCGTAGAACAGGCCTTGCAGGCTATCGAAGGGACAGACGATCTGAAAGCCCTCGATGATCTTCGTGTCGATTACCTAGGTAAAAAAGGTAAGATCACCGACATGATGAAGATGATGGGTAAGCTTAGCGCAGAAGAGAAACCCGCTTTTGGTCAAGCCGTTAACCAAGCTAAGCAAGCCGTGCAACAAAAACTATCTGAACGTATCGATGGTTTGAAGGCATTGGAACTGGAAGCGAAATTAGCGCAAGAGAGCATTGACGTTACGTTACCAGGTCGTCGTATTGATAACGGTGGGCTTCATCCCGTGACGCGTACGATCGAACGTATCGAAACTTTCTTTGGTGAACTTGGTTTTAGCGTGAAGCAGGGGCCTGAAATCGAAGATGATTTCCATAACTTCGATGCACTTAATATTTCTGAACATCATCCTGCCCGTGCCGACCATGATACTTTCTATTTTAATCCCAAGCTGATGCTGCGTACTCAAACATCAGGGGTACAGATCCGTACCATGGAAAATGAGCAGCCGCCGCTAAGAATTATCTCTCCTGGTCGCGTTTATCGTAACGATTATGATCAAACGCATACGCCAATGTTCCATCAGGTTGAAGGCTTGATGGTCGACGAAAATGTCAATTTTGCAGAGCTAAAGGGGATCTTACATGATTTCCTACGCAACTTCTTTGAAGAAGATTTGCAAGTACGTTTCCGTCCATCCTATTTCCCTTTCACTGAGCCTTCTGCGGAAGTGGATGTGATGGGCAAGAACGGTAAGTGGTTAGAAGTATTGGGTTGCGGCATGGTACATCCAAATGTACTGCGCAGCGTAGGAATTGATCCTGAGAAGTATCAAGGGTTTGCTTTCGGTATGGGTGTAGAGCGTCTCTCTATGCTGCGTTACGGAGTTAACGACCTGCGTTCATTCTTCGAAAACGACCTACGTTTTCTTAAGCAATTCAAATAA
- a CDS encoding RimK/LysX family protein, producing MLKRLVLCSMLLSISAIAEEKAVIGPTAVMFVEETGLSYEARIDTGAANTSLNAFDIKIEGGSAEKMKDNVGKIIWFTTKNAKGEQKRLSSKIVKISTVSNSQGRETRYMVALNVRFDGKSRKVNVNLREREHMDYKLLIGRNWLKDRYIVDVADKRVIGPVAPISIVETGLVFETRIDSGAVENSLHAVDLKIEGGVDDMELNVGKMLYFTTENEKGESHRVHARIAEVSLIRNAQGSEIRYMVELNVGEPGLEYKVKVNLRDRSKMTNKLLIGRNWLQGHYLVDVSM from the coding sequence ATGCTTAAGAGATTAGTTTTATGTTCTATGCTGTTATCTATTTCAGCAATTGCGGAGGAGAAAGCGGTTATCGGGCCAACGGCAGTCATGTTTGTTGAAGAAACGGGATTAAGCTACGAAGCGCGCATAGATACTGGCGCTGCCAATACCTCACTTAATGCCTTTGATATAAAAATTGAAGGCGGCAGTGCCGAAAAGATGAAAGATAATGTGGGCAAAATCATCTGGTTTACAACGAAAAATGCTAAAGGTGAACAGAAACGACTCAGCTCAAAAATAGTTAAGATCTCGACGGTAAGCAACTCTCAAGGTAGAGAAACTCGCTATATGGTCGCTCTCAATGTGCGCTTTGACGGTAAAAGTCGTAAGGTTAATGTCAACCTTAGAGAGCGAGAACATATGGACTATAAGTTACTTATCGGGCGAAATTGGTTAAAGGATAGATATATCGTTGATGTTGCAGATAAGCGCGTTATTGGTCCTGTAGCGCCTATTAGTATTGTTGAAACGGGGTTGGTTTTTGAGACTCGTATCGATAGTGGCGCGGTTGAAAACTCACTTCATGCCGTCGACTTAAAGATTGAAGGCGGAGTCGACGATATGGAGCTTAATGTGGGCAAGATGCTCTATTTTACCACTGAGAATGAGAAAGGAGAATCTCATCGTGTTCATGCCCGTATCGCTGAGGTATCACTGATTAGAAATGCCCAAGGAAGTGAAATCCGCTATATGGTCGAGCTGAATGTGGGTGAGCCTGGGTTAGAATATAAGGTCAAAGTTAACCTGCGTGACCGCTCTAAAATGACCAATAAATTGTTGATTGGCCGTAATTGGTTACAGGGCCATTATCTTGTCGATGTCTCTATGTAA
- a CDS encoding YceI family protein encodes MKTVLLGLGISLFSATALASSWQVNSQDSVVNFISVKKGDIAEVHKFTQVSGILDTDGGFNLSIPLTSVWTNVEIRDIRMKEVLFETAQYPSVELMAKVDINSIEKLAIGTMQSLSLDATLTLHGEEKSILVNVRVAKLAQDKILVMSEYPIIVNAADFGLTSGVDKLRELAGLSAISQAVPVSFVLTLGR; translated from the coding sequence ATGAAAACAGTGTTATTAGGTCTAGGAATAAGTTTGTTTAGTGCAACGGCATTGGCGTCGAGTTGGCAAGTTAATAGCCAAGATTCTGTTGTCAATTTTATCTCAGTTAAAAAAGGCGATATTGCCGAAGTTCATAAGTTTACTCAGGTATCAGGAATATTAGATACAGATGGTGGCTTTAATCTATCAATACCGCTAACTAGTGTCTGGACCAATGTCGAGATCCGTGATATCAGGATGAAAGAGGTGTTATTTGAAACCGCTCAATATCCTTCGGTAGAGTTAATGGCTAAGGTTGATATCAATAGTATTGAAAAGTTAGCCATTGGCACAATGCAATCTTTGTCACTTGACGCGACTTTGACTTTACATGGCGAGGAAAAGTCGATATTGGTCAATGTACGTGTTGCTAAGTTAGCTCAAGATAAAATACTGGTGATGAGTGAGTACCCCATCATAGTGAATGCGGCTGATTTTGGTCTAACTTCTGGTGTGGATAAGCTGCGAGAATTGGCAGGGTTGAGTGCAATTAGTCAGGCCGTACCTGTTTCGTTTGTGTTAACGCTTGGGCGTTAA
- the pheT gene encoding phenylalanine--tRNA ligase subunit beta, translating to MKFSESWLREWVNPDVTREALSHQITMAGLEVDGIDAVAGEFSGVIIGEVVECGQHPDADKLRVTKINVGQDELIDIVCGAPNCRLGLKVAVAMVGAVLPGDFKIKKAKLRGQPSFGMLCSYGELGIDIESDGIIELPLDAPIGSDVRDYLDLNDAVIDVDLTANRADCLGMAGLAREVGVLNRQAVTEPTWEAVIPTIDDAIVINNQAPASCPRYLGRVVKNVNVKAPSPMWMQEKLRRSGIRSIDPIVDITNYVLIEFGQPMHAFDLATLVGDITIRLADGEEKLTLLDGNEITVPADTLVIADTQKALALAGVFGGEASGVTDETKDILLECAFFAPLAIMGKSRRLGLHTDSSHRFERGVDPELQAKVIDRATRLVLDICGGEAGPVVESKSDEHLPKPVSIQLRRSKLDRVLGHHIGDSDVTEILERLGFSVEFASDTWNVITATYRFDMAIEEDLIEEVARIYGYNNIPNTAPVAALRMPDHKESDISLKRVRTMMVARGFQEAVTYSFVDPKLQELLHPGEAAMILPNPISVEMSAMRLSMFTGLLTAVGYNQSRQQNRVRLFETGLRFVPDESAESQVRQQAMLAAVISGNQNDEHWSMESKTVDFFDLKGDLEAIIGLTVSDEEFTFRSASHPALHPGQCAEILRNDRVIGVIGAVHPSLEKPFGLNGKTIVFELELDALLHASLPQAQAVSKFPANRRDIAIVVDEQVSAGNVVNLIRKVGENQLVGLNLFDVYQGKGVEPGKKSLAIALTLQDNARTLEEKEIAEMVDKVVSELKSEFNALLRD from the coding sequence ATGAAATTTAGTGAATCTTGGCTTCGTGAATGGGTTAATCCTGATGTAACTCGTGAAGCGCTTTCGCACCAGATCACCATGGCAGGACTAGAGGTCGATGGCATTGATGCTGTAGCGGGTGAATTCTCTGGGGTTATCATAGGCGAAGTCGTTGAATGTGGTCAGCATCCAGATGCGGACAAATTACGCGTAACCAAAATCAATGTGGGTCAAGATGAATTGATCGATATCGTATGCGGTGCGCCAAACTGTCGATTAGGCCTCAAAGTTGCGGTTGCAATGGTTGGTGCCGTATTGCCTGGTGATTTTAAGATCAAGAAGGCTAAACTTCGTGGTCAACCCTCATTCGGTATGCTTTGTTCCTACGGCGAACTTGGTATCGATATCGAGAGCGATGGCATTATTGAACTGCCACTCGATGCGCCAATTGGCAGCGATGTGCGTGACTACCTTGATCTTAATGATGCCGTCATCGATGTGGATCTGACCGCGAACCGTGCAGATTGCTTAGGCATGGCTGGTTTGGCTCGTGAAGTGGGTGTATTGAATCGTCAAGCGGTGACTGAGCCTACGTGGGAAGCGGTAATCCCAACGATTGATGATGCTATCGTTATCAATAATCAGGCTCCTGCATCATGCCCGCGTTATTTAGGTCGTGTCGTTAAGAACGTCAATGTTAAAGCGCCGTCTCCCATGTGGATGCAAGAGAAGCTTCGCCGCAGTGGTATTCGCTCAATCGATCCCATTGTAGATATTACAAACTATGTGTTGATCGAATTTGGTCAGCCTATGCATGCGTTTGATTTAGCGACCCTTGTTGGTGATATTACTATTCGCCTAGCCGATGGCGAAGAGAAACTGACCTTACTCGACGGCAATGAGATCACTGTGCCTGCGGATACATTAGTCATCGCAGACACGCAAAAAGCGTTGGCGCTAGCTGGCGTATTTGGTGGTGAAGCATCAGGCGTAACGGATGAAACTAAAGATATTCTGTTGGAGTGTGCGTTTTTTGCACCGCTCGCCATTATGGGCAAGTCACGTCGCTTAGGTTTACACACGGACTCGTCACATCGTTTCGAGCGTGGTGTCGATCCAGAGCTTCAAGCTAAGGTTATCGACAGAGCGACACGTCTAGTACTCGATATCTGTGGTGGTGAAGCTGGCCCTGTGGTCGAATCTAAGTCAGATGAGCATCTTCCTAAGCCTGTAAGCATCCAGCTGCGCCGTAGTAAGCTGGATCGCGTCCTAGGTCATCATATTGGTGATAGCGACGTAACAGAGATTCTAGAGCGCCTAGGCTTTAGTGTTGAGTTCGCCAGTGATACTTGGAATGTGATCACCGCTACGTACCGCTTCGATATGGCGATTGAAGAAGATCTTATCGAAGAGGTTGCACGCATTTATGGGTACAACAATATTCCAAATACCGCGCCTGTCGCAGCACTGCGTATGCCTGATCATAAAGAGTCGGACATCAGCTTAAAGCGTGTGCGAACTATGATGGTAGCCCGTGGTTTCCAAGAAGCTGTGACCTACAGTTTTGTTGATCCCAAGCTTCAAGAACTACTTCATCCAGGTGAAGCAGCGATGATTTTGCCAAACCCAATATCAGTCGAAATGTCGGCGATGCGTTTGTCGATGTTCACAGGCTTGTTAACGGCAGTCGGTTACAATCAAAGCCGTCAACAAAACCGTGTTCGATTGTTTGAAACGGGTCTGCGTTTCGTGCCTGATGAAAGTGCAGAATCTCAAGTGCGTCAACAAGCTATGTTAGCCGCGGTCATTTCGGGTAACCAAAATGATGAACATTGGTCAATGGAGTCAAAAACTGTTGACTTTTTCGACCTTAAAGGCGATTTAGAAGCCATTATCGGCTTGACAGTTTCTGATGAAGAATTTACTTTTAGATCAGCATCACATCCAGCTCTTCATCCGGGGCAATGTGCTGAAATATTAAGAAATGATCGTGTAATTGGTGTCATCGGTGCCGTCCATCCTAGCTTAGAAAAGCCATTTGGACTCAACGGTAAAACAATTGTTTTTGAACTCGAATTAGACGCTTTATTGCATGCCAGTTTGCCGCAAGCTCAGGCTGTATCTAAGTTTCCAGCAAACCGTAGAGACATTGCCATCGTTGTTGATGAGCAAGTATCTGCAGGAAATGTTGTAAATTTGATAAGAAAAGTTGGCGAAAATCAGTTGGTTGGCTTAAACTTGTTCGATGTATACCAAGGTAAAGGTGTTGAACCAGGTAAAAAGAGTCTGGCGATAGCACTTACACTACAAGATAACGCTCGTACACTTGAAGAAAAAGAGATTGCCGAGATGGTTGATAAGGTAGTTTCTGAACTCAAGTCAGAGTTCAACGCATTGTTGAGGGATTAA